Proteins co-encoded in one Syntrophorhabdaceae bacterium genomic window:
- a CDS encoding nitroreductase family protein, whose product MINILRTRRSIRKYEKDIVDARSLEIMKEALLRCPTSMGRNPWTFIFVDDPGVLAHLSLAKEQGSAFLKGAPLGIVICGDEKVSDVWVEDCSIAAIVVQLIAHSLGLGTCWIQIRNRSHSSALTAGEYVQDLLGIPENVKVECIISVGFRAETKPPVSVEKLDYDKIRHNRFTTTKTG is encoded by the coding sequence TTGATCAATATACTGCGTACCAGAAGGAGTATCCGGAAATACGAGAAGGACATAGTAGACGCGCGGTCTCTCGAGATCATGAAGGAAGCCCTGCTTCGGTGTCCCACTTCCATGGGGAGGAACCCGTGGACCTTTATTTTCGTCGATGATCCCGGCGTCCTCGCACACCTCTCCCTCGCAAAGGAACAGGGCTCCGCATTTTTAAAGGGAGCACCTTTGGGCATCGTAATCTGCGGAGATGAGAAGGTCTCAGACGTGTGGGTCGAAGACTGCTCCATAGCAGCGATCGTGGTTCAACTCATTGCCCATTCCCTCGGTCTCGGAACCTGTTGGATCCAAATCAGGAACCGAAGCCATTCGTCTGCCCTGACAGCCGGGGAGTACGTACAGGACCTCCTTGGTATCCCCGAAAATGTGAAGGTGGAATGCATAATCAGTGTGGGTTTTCGCGCGGAGACCAAGCCTCCCGTTTCTGTTGAGAAATTAGATTATGACAAAATACGACACAATCGTTTCACCACAACAAAAACCGGATAG
- a CDS encoding DUF523 and DUF1722 domain-containing protein: MEKIRVGISRCLTGDKIRYDGTGKQDHYLTDTLGRSIEWCPVCPEVECGLPVPREAMQLVEESDALHLRTTHTGIDHTERMVEWSRARLDGISHEGLSGFIFKSRSPSCALGGVHIETGAGTSGRKDAGLFATAFTRRFPLIPAEDEERLRDPGFRENFLIRLFVFKRWQKFIAGKTSAQELIAFHSNHKLLILSHSTKHYTTLGRLIATAGDLRAVIHGEYISLLMEGLRLPTTSRKNTNVLLHIAGYFKKHLSADEKSELLGLIEEYRKGFLPLAVPLTLLRHYVRKYKQPYLETQFYLSPHPTELMLRNHA; the protein is encoded by the coding sequence GTGGAAAAGATCAGGGTCGGAATCAGCAGATGTCTGACGGGCGATAAGATACGCTATGACGGGACCGGTAAGCAGGATCACTATCTCACCGACACCCTTGGCCGTTCTATCGAATGGTGCCCCGTCTGTCCGGAAGTCGAATGCGGGCTGCCCGTGCCCAGAGAGGCCATGCAACTCGTGGAAGAGTCGGACGCTCTCCACCTCAGGACCACCCATACCGGAATCGACCATACGGAGCGCATGGTGGAATGGTCACGCGCCAGACTCGATGGGATCTCACATGAGGGACTTTCCGGATTCATATTCAAGAGCCGGTCGCCCAGCTGCGCCCTGGGGGGAGTGCACATTGAAACCGGGGCAGGCACATCCGGGAGAAAGGATGCGGGCCTTTTCGCCACTGCATTTACGAGGCGCTTTCCCCTCATCCCCGCGGAAGACGAAGAAAGGCTTCGGGATCCCGGATTTCGTGAGAATTTCCTTATCCGTCTCTTCGTCTTCAAGAGGTGGCAGAAATTCATCGCCGGAAAAACTTCGGCGCAGGAACTCATAGCTTTTCATTCGAATCATAAGCTCCTCATCCTCTCCCACAGCACGAAGCATTATACGACCCTCGGCCGCCTCATCGCCACTGCGGGGGATTTGCGCGCGGTTATCCACGGGGAGTATATCTCACTCCTCATGGAAGGCCTTCGACTTCCCACGACTTCACGGAAGAACACCAATGTCCTGCTCCACATAGCGGGTTATTTCAAAAAACATTTATCGGCAGATGAAAAAAGTGAGCTTTTAGGACTTATAGAAGAATATCGAAAAGGTTTCCTGCCCCTCGCGGTCCCCCTGACCCTGCTCCGTCACTACGTCCGCAAATACAAGCAACCTTATCTCGAAACTCAGTTCTACCTTAGTCCTCACCCAACGGAACTGATGCTCAGAAACCATGCCTGA
- a CDS encoding DUF6600 domain-containing protein, whose translation MMKRWLVFMVFLFPAVAAMIMPSFAADAPSVVVGRVYHIEGDLLRYVAAENDWVAVVKDAPFGAGDTLFSGTQGMNELIVPNGTWIRNGYSTQIQFIALDVEVSEADVASGVARFYNKGHKTVIKATCPFGYVLAYPGSVFDFYVGENSVEVIAVKGKVSFIHSSTQAKYDVTAGSPSVLADQNQVASGEGAVDPTWDQWNGTREAYWASKVRVRGPSAKYLPPALQDEAYVLEENGRWERVVYEGRERLLWRPVNVDAGWAPFTAGRWTDWSGDQTWVPAEPFGYMTHHYGNWVRVGHHWYWAPPVARVVAGIPLLDIAFAWTPGRVAWIHSGPNVGWVPLAPAEPYYSHRHWGGRHDIVITGGRHVDVHINRYAYVNQAVVVNQNNFYNVNNYRSVRVTNINQTTIINNYRAAPVVNNTVINNYTTNKQKFNFTNVTVNNKPHNSVVTRIRQNEKAMPQVRNINAQTLEQQVKKIPEGRINRNTKIDQPKSHDYIVPANQMNKPKAEVKLVQKDVKPTGRITGPGQPGQPGQATPPGKPGQPGQPTPPGKPGQPGQATPPSKPGQPGQPGQPGQPGGVTPPSKPGQPTQPGGITPPGKPGQPTPPSKPGQPGQPGQPSGVTPPSKPGQPTQPGGITPPSRPGQPTPPGKPGQQGQQGGITPPSKPGQPGQPTPSGQPGQPSGVTTPSKPGQPTQPGGITPPGKPGQPGQPSGVTPPSRPGQPGQPSQPGGITPPSKPGQPGQVNQVPRPQQQAQQQPPQQHAQQQAQQPKPQQQTQQQAQQPKPQQAQQAQQREQQQAQQREQQQRQQQQQQQQQREQQQRQQQQREQQQQQQQKQQQQQQQREQQQREQQQRQQQQKEQQQKQQQQREQQQREQQQKQQQQRQQQQQKPQQQPGQPG comes from the coding sequence ATTCATGGTCTTTTTGTTCCCCGCGGTGGCTGCGATGATCATGCCGTCATTCGCGGCTGATGCGCCCTCCGTGGTCGTGGGTCGCGTCTACCATATCGAGGGGGACCTTCTTCGTTATGTTGCGGCGGAAAATGACTGGGTGGCCGTGGTCAAGGATGCGCCCTTCGGCGCCGGCGACACACTTTTTTCCGGGACCCAGGGGATGAATGAACTAATCGTTCCCAACGGGACCTGGATCAGGAACGGCTACAGCACCCAGATTCAGTTCATCGCCCTCGATGTCGAGGTATCGGAGGCTGACGTGGCTTCCGGGGTGGCACGTTTTTACAATAAAGGCCACAAAACAGTCATTAAGGCCACCTGTCCTTTCGGCTATGTGCTCGCCTATCCGGGCTCCGTCTTTGATTTCTACGTTGGGGAGAATTCGGTCGAGGTGATCGCCGTCAAAGGCAAGGTCAGTTTCATCCATTCTTCAACCCAGGCAAAATATGATGTGACTGCCGGTTCGCCATCGGTTCTCGCCGACCAGAATCAGGTCGCCTCGGGCGAAGGGGCCGTTGATCCCACGTGGGACCAGTGGAACGGAACACGTGAAGCATATTGGGCATCAAAGGTAAGAGTCCGAGGTCCGTCGGCGAAGTACCTCCCTCCCGCACTGCAGGACGAAGCCTATGTCCTGGAGGAGAACGGCAGATGGGAAAGAGTCGTGTATGAAGGCAGAGAGAGGCTATTGTGGCGGCCGGTGAATGTGGATGCTGGATGGGCGCCGTTTACGGCGGGCCGTTGGACCGACTGGTCCGGCGACCAGACATGGGTTCCTGCAGAGCCTTTCGGATATATGACGCACCACTACGGCAACTGGGTCCGCGTCGGCCATCACTGGTATTGGGCCCCACCCGTCGCAAGGGTAGTAGCCGGCATACCTCTTTTGGATATCGCCTTCGCCTGGACCCCGGGAAGAGTCGCCTGGATACATAGCGGCCCCAACGTAGGATGGGTGCCCCTTGCCCCTGCGGAACCTTACTATAGCCATCGCCACTGGGGAGGCCGCCACGACATCGTCATAACCGGCGGTAGACACGTGGATGTTCATATCAATAGATATGCATACGTGAATCAAGCGGTGGTGGTGAATCAGAACAATTTTTACAACGTGAACAATTATCGGAGCGTTCGGGTAACCAATATCAATCAGACCACCATTATCAATAATTACAGGGCAGCTCCGGTGGTGAACAATACGGTCATCAACAACTACACAACGAATAAGCAGAAGTTCAATTTCACGAATGTGACGGTAAATAATAAACCCCACAACAGCGTGGTCACGAGAATAAGGCAGAACGAGAAGGCGATGCCCCAAGTCAGGAATATAAACGCCCAGACTCTCGAGCAGCAGGTAAAGAAGATTCCTGAGGGAAGGATCAACCGCAATACCAAGATCGATCAGCCGAAGAGCCATGACTACATCGTACCTGCAAACCAGATGAATAAGCCGAAAGCAGAAGTCAAACTCGTTCAGAAAGATGTGAAGCCTACCGGGAGAATTACGGGTCCTGGTCAACCTGGTCAACCTGGTCAGGCCACTCCTCCGGGAAAACCGGGTCAGCCCGGACAGCCGACTCCTCCGGGAAAACCGGGTCAGCCGGGTCAGGCGACTCCTCCGTCGAAACCCGGTCAGCCGGGTCAGCCGGGTCAGCCGGGTCAGCCGGGCGGGGTTACTCCTCCGTCAAAACCGGGTCAGCCCACCCAGCCCGGTGGGATTACTCCTCCGGGAAAACCGGGACAGCCGACTCCTCCGTCGAAACCCGGACAGCCGGGTCAACCGGGACAGCCCAGCGGGGTTACGCCTCCGTCGAAACCGGGACAGCCCACCCAGCCGGGCGGCATAACACCTCCGTCAAGGCCGGGACAGCCGACTCCTCCGGGAAAACCGGGACAGCAGGGACAGCAGGGCGGGATTACTCCTCCGTCGAAACCGGGTCAGCCCGGTCAGCCGACTCCTTCCGGACAGCCCGGACAGCCCAGCGGGGTTACTACTCCCTCAAAACCGGGACAGCCCACCCAGCCCGGTGGGATTACTCCTCCGGGAAAACCGGGACAGCCGGGACAGCCCAGCGGAGTTACTCCTCCGTCGAGGCCTGGTCAGCCAGGCCAGCCGTCACAGCCGGGTGGAATAACACCCCCCTCAAAACCGGGCCAGCCGGGACAGGTAAACCAGGTTCCGAGACCGCAGCAGCAGGCCCAGCAGCAGCCGCCGCAGCAACACGCACAGCAGCAGGCCCAGCAGCCTAAGCCACAGCAGCAGACACAGCAGCAGGCGCAGCAGCCTAAGCCACAGCAGGCGCAGCAGGCGCAGCAAAGGGAACAGCAGCAGGCCCAGCAAAGGGAACAGCAGCAGAGACAACAGCAGCAGCAGCAACAACAGCAAAGAGAGCAGCAGCAGAGACAACAGCAACAGAGGGAACAACAACAGCAGCAGCAGCAAAAACAACAGCAACAGCAGCAGCAAAGGGAGCAGCAGCAGCGAGAACAGCAGCAAAGACAGCAGCAACAAAAGGAGCAGCAGCAGAAACAGCAGCAACAGAGGGAACAACAACAGCGAGAGCAGCAGCAGAAACAGCAGCAACAAAGACAGCAACAGCAGCAGAAACCACAGCAGCAGCCGGGACAGCCCGGGTGA